From the Solanum pennellii chromosome 4, SPENNV200 genome, one window contains:
- the LOC107018398 gene encoding uncharacterized protein At2g23090-like — translation MGGGNGQKAKMAREKNMEKMKGQKGSQLEANKKAMNIQCKVCMQTFICTTSEVKCREHAEAKHPKSDVYACFPHLQK, via the exons ATGGGTGGAGGCAATGGACAGAAGGCAAAGATGGCTCGTGAGAAGAATATGGAAAAGATGAAAGGCCAAAAGG GAAGCCAGCTTGAGGCTAACAAGAAGGCTATGAATATCCAG TGCAAGGTGTGCATGCAGACATTCATTTGCACCACTTCTGAAGTCAAGTGCAGAGAACATGCTGAGGCGAAGCATCCCAAATCTgatgtctatgcatgtttcccTCATCTCCAGAAATGA